One Euphorbia lathyris chromosome 1, ddEupLath1.1, whole genome shotgun sequence DNA segment encodes these proteins:
- the LOC136215768 gene encoding disease resistance response protein 206-like produces the protein MMISSKKTLVFFFFFFLFFSISLAFSSTKQSLKKKQHQPCKELVVYYHDILYNGHNSDNATSTLIGAPDGANLTTLSRPFRFGDMAVFDDPINLDNNLHSSPIGRAQGSYIYNGKNTLRAWMGFSILFNSTQYQGIVTFVGADLILMESRDMPVVGGTGDFFMHRGVATLMTDRDEGEAYYRLKINIKFYECW, from the coding sequence ATGATGATTTCAAGCAAGAAAACActtgttttcttcttctttttcttcttattcttctccaTTTCTCTTGCATTCTCTTCAACCAAACAAAGCTTAAAGAAAAAGCAACACCAACCTTGCAAAGAACTTGTTGTATATTACCATGATATACTTTACAATGGCCACAATTCAGATAATGCCACTTCTACCCTTATCGGAGCACCAGACGGTGCTAATTTAACAACATTATCACGCCCATTTCGTTTTGGTGATATGGCAGTATTTGACGATCCAATAAATTTAGACAACAATCTTCATTCCTCCCCGATTGGTAGGGCACAGGGTTCGTATATTTATAACGGAAAAAATACGTTAAGAGCTTGGATGGGATTCTCAATTTTGTTTAACAGCACACAATACCAAGGCATTGTAACTTTTGTCGGAGCTGATTTGATTTTGATGGAATCAAGGGATATGCCAGTCGTTGGAGGTACTGGAGATTTTTTCATGCACCGAGGAGTTGCTACTCTTATGACTGATCGTGATGAAGGTGAAGCGTATTATCGACTCAAAatcaatattaaattttatgagTGTTGGTAA